A stretch of DNA from Paenibacillus sp. FSL W8-0186:
GGCATGGTCTTTAACGGAAGAACCGGAGCATTGACCTGTCAAGGCTGCGGGAGACAAGACAATATTGAACAGCTTCCTGATCCGCTTACGCAGCAGTCATTTTCCGAGAGTTGGGGGAGAGGGTATCACTGCAACAGCTGCGGGGCCGAGGTGATAGCCGATGCAGAGATGACCGCGACGGTGTGCAGCTTCTGCGGTACGGCCGTCGTCCTCGGCGACCGTCTGACTGGAAATCTGGCTCCGGCCAAGGTGCTTCCTTTTCTGATCAGCAAGGAGGAGGCCATGGCGGCTTTTCGGAAATGGTGCCGGAACGGCCTGCTTACCCCCGACGGATTTATGACCGCGGATCGCGTCAAGGGGATCACCGGAGTGTATGTTCCTTTCTGGCTCTATGAGCTCCATAATCGCGTTGAGGTTCATGGCCATGCTACGAAAGTAAGGACTTATACGCGGGGTGACTATCAATATACAGAAACGCAGCATTTTGCGATATACCGCAAGCTCCGCCTGAATTACGTCAATTTGCCAATTGATGCTTCGCATAAAATGAGCGACGATCTGATGGATAAGCTGGAGCCTTTTCCGTACGAGCGGCT
This window harbors:
- a CDS encoding TFIIB-type zinc ribbon-containing protein, giving the protein MPVIDYKCPNCGSGMVFNGRTGALTCQGCGRQDNIEQLPDPLTQQSFSESWGRGYHCNSCGAEVIADAEMTATVCSFCGTAVVLGDRLTGNLAPAKVLPFLISKEEAMAAFRKWCRNGLLTPDGFMTADRVKGITGVYVPFWLYELHNRVEVHGHATKVRTYTRGDYQYTETQHFAIYRKLRLNYVNLPIDASHKMSDDLMDKLEPFPYERLKGFKSPYLAGYTADKYSYDDRELLPRAKEKIRSYIESSISSSVSGYTSVSFTNKQIDTTPKRADYCLIPVWMVKYDYNRSEYLFAMNGQTGKVVGKPPLSKAKVSAWFAGVSGVTLLSLKLISWMMGGGFL